From Suncus etruscus isolate mSunEtr1 chromosome 6, mSunEtr1.pri.cur, whole genome shotgun sequence, one genomic window encodes:
- the SRP19 gene encoding signal recognition particle 19 kDa protein, whose translation MASASAAAAAAAAAAAARSPADQDRFICIYPAYLNSRKTLAEGRRIPASKAVENPTATEIQDVCSAVGLNVFLEKNKMYSREWNRDVQYRGRVRVQLKQEDGSLCLVQFPSRMSVMLYAAEMIPKLKTRTQKTGGGDQTLQQGEGSKKGKGKKKK comes from the exons ATGGCGAGCGcgagcgcggcggcggcggcggcggcggcggcggcggcggcgcggtcGCCCGCCGACCAGGACAG GTTCATCTGCATCTACCCCGCCTACCTCAACAGCCGGAAGACGCTGGCCGAGGGCCGCCGCATCCCCGCGAGCAAG GCTGTTGAGAATCCTACGGCTACAGAGATTCAAGATGTTTGCTCCGCAGTCGGACTGAACGTCTTTCTTGAG aaaaataaaatgtactctAGAGAATGGAATCGTGACGTTCAGTACAGGGGCAGGGTCCGAGTCCAGCTCAAGCAAGAAGACGGCAGCCTCTGTCTTGTACAGTTTCCTTCAC GTATGTCAGTAATGTTGTATGCAGCAGAAATGATACCTAAACTAAAAACAAGGACACAAAAGACAGGAGGTGGTGACCAAACTCTTCAGCAAGGAGAGGGAAgtaaaaaggggaaaggaaagaagaagaaatga